The following are encoded in a window of Spea bombifrons isolate aSpeBom1 chromosome 2, aSpeBom1.2.pri, whole genome shotgun sequence genomic DNA:
- the PAAF1 gene encoding proteasomal ATPase-associated factor 1 isoform X1 has product MAARIYIQSDWAQSLRKVGGEAWLSCKIAGKPTVYGGLKCQAVGPDGIPEITSSDEFVVREISKKSIAISCPAENVSSTFLSPYTGFSRIHAKSITCMDISSGGGLGVSTSTDGSMKIWQTNNGEVRRVLEGHVYDVNCCMFFPSGMVVLSGGMDAQVKIWSVEDASCPVTLKGHRAGILDLAVVDRGRNVVSCSRDGTARLWDCGKSSCLAVVAECGAPINGIALGVPDNTVNLRTPEEPPSDREIGTEQKLLLLAREDKKLQGVALHSRAPVFVFEGSDAFNCCTFLSSVGVLAGCHDGNIYQLDVRNTKAPVRSACRSGAPVLSLLPFQDGYVASQGDGTCFIQRGSDIVLELTEPDCDPVYKAAATDKLIYTCCRDGIIRKYLLTDL; this is encoded by the exons ATGGCTGCCAGAATTTACATCCAGAGTGATTGGGCTCAGAGCCTCAG GAAGGTTGGTGGAGAAGCCTGGCTGTCCTGCAAGATCGCAG GGAAACCTACAGTGTACGGGGGCCTGAAATGCCAGGCAGTCGGTCCGGACGGAATTCCGGAAATCACTTCTTCTGATGAGTTTGTGGTGCGTGAAATCTCCAAG AAAAGTATAGCTATCTCCTGTCCCGCAGAAAACGTATCCAGTACATTTCTCTCTCCGTACACCGGCTTCTCAAGGATCCACGCAAAAAGT ATAACTTGTATGGATATCTCCAGCGGAGGAGGCCTCGGAGTCtccaccagcacagacgggtcAATGAAGATCTGGCAGACCAACAACGGGGAAGTGAGA AGAGTTCTGGAAGGCCATGTCTATGATGTCAATTGCTGCATGTTTTTCCCATCCGGAATGGTGGTGCTCAGCGGGGGGATGGACGCGCAGGTGAAGATATGGTCCGTGGAAGATGCCAGCTGCCCCGTTACACTCAAAGGTCACCGAGCAG GGATCCTGGACCTGGCCGTGGTGGATCGCGGGAGGAACGTCGTATCGTGTTCTCGCGATGGGACCGCCAGGTTGTGGGACTGCGGGAAGTCGTCCTGCCTCGCCGTGGTTGCCGAATGCGGCGCTCCGATTAACGGTATAGCTTTAGGCGTGCCGGACAATACCGTGAATCTAAGGACCCCGGAAGAACCCCCGA GTGACCGGGAGATCGGGACGGAACAGAAGCTGCTGCTCCTCGCGAGAGAGGATAAGAAGCTGCAGGGAGTCGCTCTGCACAGCCGGGCTCCG GTTTTTGTCTTTGAAGGCTCTGACGCTTTTAACTGCTGCACCTTCCTGTCCAGCGTCGGCGTCCTGGCCGGCTGTCACGATGGCAACATATACCAGCTCGATGTCCGCAATACAAA GGCCCCAGTGCGGAGCGCGTGCAGATCCGGGGCCCCGGTGCTGTCGTTGCTCCCCTTCCAAGACGGATACGTCGCCAGTCAAG GGGACGGGACCTGCTTTATTCAGCGCGGTTCTGACATCGTTCTGGAACTCACCGAACCGGACTGCGACCCGGTATACAAG GCGGCAGCCACAGATAAGCTGATTTACACTTGCTGTAGAGATGGAATTATCCGGAAGTATCTGCTGACAGACCTCTAA
- the PAAF1 gene encoding proteasomal ATPase-associated factor 1 isoform X2 — MDISSGGGLGVSTSTDGSMKIWQTNNGEVRRVLEGHVYDVNCCMFFPSGMVVLSGGMDAQVKIWSVEDASCPVTLKGHRAGILDLAVVDRGRNVVSCSRDGTARLWDCGKSSCLAVVAECGAPINGIALGVPDNTVNLRTPEEPPSDREIGTEQKLLLLAREDKKLQGVALHSRAPVFVFEGSDAFNCCTFLSSVGVLAGCHDGNIYQLDVRNTKAPVRSACRSGAPVLSLLPFQDGYVASQGDGTCFIQRGSDIVLELTEPDCDPVYKAAATDKLIYTCCRDGIIRKYLLTDL, encoded by the exons ATGGATATCTCCAGCGGAGGAGGCCTCGGAGTCtccaccagcacagacgggtcAATGAAGATCTGGCAGACCAACAACGGGGAAGTGAGA AGAGTTCTGGAAGGCCATGTCTATGATGTCAATTGCTGCATGTTTTTCCCATCCGGAATGGTGGTGCTCAGCGGGGGGATGGACGCGCAGGTGAAGATATGGTCCGTGGAAGATGCCAGCTGCCCCGTTACACTCAAAGGTCACCGAGCAG GGATCCTGGACCTGGCCGTGGTGGATCGCGGGAGGAACGTCGTATCGTGTTCTCGCGATGGGACCGCCAGGTTGTGGGACTGCGGGAAGTCGTCCTGCCTCGCCGTGGTTGCCGAATGCGGCGCTCCGATTAACGGTATAGCTTTAGGCGTGCCGGACAATACCGTGAATCTAAGGACCCCGGAAGAACCCCCGA GTGACCGGGAGATCGGGACGGAACAGAAGCTGCTGCTCCTCGCGAGAGAGGATAAGAAGCTGCAGGGAGTCGCTCTGCACAGCCGGGCTCCG GTTTTTGTCTTTGAAGGCTCTGACGCTTTTAACTGCTGCACCTTCCTGTCCAGCGTCGGCGTCCTGGCCGGCTGTCACGATGGCAACATATACCAGCTCGATGTCCGCAATACAAA GGCCCCAGTGCGGAGCGCGTGCAGATCCGGGGCCCCGGTGCTGTCGTTGCTCCCCTTCCAAGACGGATACGTCGCCAGTCAAG GGGACGGGACCTGCTTTATTCAGCGCGGTTCTGACATCGTTCTGGAACTCACCGAACCGGACTGCGACCCGGTATACAAG GCGGCAGCCACAGATAAGCTGATTTACACTTGCTGTAGAGATGGAATTATCCGGAAGTATCTGCTGACAGACCTCTAA
- the LOC128474356 gene encoding cytochrome c oxidase assembly factor 4 homolog, mitochondrial, with translation MSAPSPQPHNRSGKPEDDDEDPLDQMIVRTGCATFHYAVQECMAEHQDWRKCQQQVQKFKDCMQDYQKQRAEELKSRRTQRQITAS, from the coding sequence ATGTCTGCCCCATCTCCGCAGCCTCATAACCGCAGCGGGAAGCCGGAGGATGACGACGAGGACCCTCTGGATCAGATGATTGTACGCACCGGATGCGCCACCTTTCACTATGCCGTGCAGGAATGCATGGCCGAGCACCAGGACTGGAGAAAGTGCCAACAGCAGGTCCAGAAATTCAAGGACTGTATGCAGGACTATCAAAAACAGAGAGCAGAGGAACTGAAGAGCAGGAGGACCCAGCGGCAGATAACGGCTTCGTAG
- the MRPL48 gene encoding 39S ribosomal protein L48, mitochondrial: MLSLRAEAVIRRSFALGRVTRGWQLQSSSSRVLNEISTRHYRSQPTHGIGRYRHLLPPEKDPKKKEKLPTKDAKPTSEYEYGLVNIQVSGYDMTSVEHYSQYIHNLCNRLSVKVEECYANPTRTKEVMLLQEHTNKMLLDSVLTTHERVIQVRGVSSIMVPILIEVLMMNQPEGVQLLLKEHTEADYQARFKARPDLENLMASMS, encoded by the exons ATGCTGTCGCTCCGGGCCGAGGCGGTAATCAGACGGAGCTTCGCCCTTGGCAG gGTTACAAGAGGCTGGCAGCTCCAGAGCAGCAGTTCTC gcGTTCTGAATGAGATCAGCACTCGGCATTATCGTTCTCAGCCTACCCATGGCATTGGAAGATACCGACATTTACTGCCACCAGAGAAA GAccccaaaaagaaagaaaagctcCCGACAAAGGACGCTAAACCCACATCGGAGTATGAATATGGGCTTGTAAACATCCAGGTGTCTGGATACGACATGACCAGCGTTGAGCATTACTCCCAGTACATCCACAATCTCTGCAACCGCCTGTCCGTTAAAGTAGAAGAATG CTATGCCAACCCAACAAGGACCAAGGAAGTTATGCTGTTACAGGAACATACGAACAAGATGCTTCTGGATTCCGTGCTAACCACTCACGAGAGAGTCATTCAG GTGCGTGGAGTGAGTTCCATAATGGTTCCCATTCTTATTGAGGTTCTGATGATGAACCAGCCTGAAGGGGTCCAGCTTCTGTTGAAGGAG CACACCGAGGCAGATTACCAAGCCAGATTTAAGGCCCGTCCAGACCTAGAGAACCTGATGGCTTCAATGAGCTGA